Genomic window (Vanessa tameamea isolate UH-Manoa-2023 chromosome 3, ilVanTame1 primary haplotype, whole genome shotgun sequence):
aaaccttaaaaaggtcttcaaaaaagtccgtgattGTATGGTAATCTCTTAGAGataacacacatacatacaataaccattttttgtgctttactttttacgagaaataatggcttattttcgaagcgattttaagcaatactgCATTAATCCATaccaattaagtatcttaaatactttgtgaatttaatataaatcaatatggccctttacagaatgcaatttaaatgaacattttcgatgatattacagatttaaaacgcaaggacatagcggtttgtattgtttaatgactGAAAatctgtgaacgttgtaagacattctagAGACTggagtatatttagtatcaggcatcagcattgcacccgttaataaataaataaataaaatttaatataataataattaaataataaaaaataattcgaaatagaataaaatattccgAATTCAAGAGATATACTTTCAATTCGCATTTATatcaaacttaataatatgcaaatagtgcaaataaatttttgtttttattatgcgaatttatttaacatacattttgtataattatcactaaTTACAACTCATATTACTATAATACACTAATTGCAACTCAAATATAATACACTAATTATTACTTCAGAGTCCTCCcctaacatataatattagtacacaTGCACCCTTCCCTAACACAGCCATATACATGTACATACCTATACTAACAAATCGATGACAATTCATACAGACAAATTCACAACTTTGTACTAattgttaagttaaaaaaaatccttttaataaatatttataactttgatACAAAAGTATTAatctttttacaattaaaaattttgctTGTACAATTTGTCTCTATTAAGAATTCCTTCTTTCtttcagtttttaaattattgcataattttataaataaattaatagcgaCGCAAGTATAGCGACGTTTCTTGAAATGTTGTACATAGCCAACGTGTAGATGCACTGAACCTCATATACCTAATAAGTTAAATGAGAAAAGAGATTCGTAGTAAACTGGAAGTATGCTCTACTACATATAcccgattaaaaaataatactcattCAATGTGCAATATTTAgaattacttttttgtaattatatttatttttctaaaagtattttatgtacgtacaataattttattacgacgTTTGCACCACATTTTAGCACGTAGTAGCTCTCTTAAACTTATATGCTAAAAATGTCGGATTATATCAGAAAAGTacctaataacaatataaaaaacaagatattataaaaaatccaatACGTATAGCAATACGGATTATTTGATAATcagcttaatttaaaatgagaatTGTTGAAGCATAATTTTGGTCAACCATATTATGTTTCAACAAAAATACTGACAACAAAATTTTTGCTATACTCTTTTTGCTAATTTTTGCTATACATTATGTGTTGGATTAAAGTTCGAGTGATTAAGGGCCACGTTTTTTTTACCCATAATAGACTAACGTTTAACCGTTCTCTTGCTTGATGTTAAGCTGCATCGACACTGTCTACAGTCTCTAGCACGCTTGCCTAGAAGATACTTGTTAACTCTAGATTTGATTCTAGCAGCAATGAAGCATGACCATTTTCTGAAGTTGCTTGATTCTAGTTTTTTAAGACTTATTATGGAAAGCTAATTGTGCATTTCTGGATTTGTAGGTCTGTAATATTTCCGAACCTGTGTTATGGTAAGCTGCATTATCCGAGACTTAAACTGCATATTTTGGAGTATAGGGTATCTATCCTTAATAACCTTAAAGTTCGGTTTACAACTATATAATGCGAGTGCACGCACATGTGTGAGTGTgctttaattgatttattaattaatgccGTCGTCACAAGGACGTTCTGAGACGAAGGTCCATGCATCGTAAGTAGTCTTCCCGTCTACATACTGAATCTTAGAACTTTTCCCATCCGGCTACTGTTAAAACTATTGAATATAGGCTAGAGAACtcaattcgatatttttttcgaaGGTTTtggttgtatatttatatagttacaaGTATGTTCttaggaaaaaaaattgttaaagacTACTACAAAACCTTTTTCTcctttttttccatttttctgTTACATCGCAGTTCACCTACGAAGTTAAGGGGAACAACCAAAATTCCGTTACGTATAAACGAATCTGGTCCATTGGTATTCGAATCATTTCCCTATCTTAAACttaggtttattattatatatgatagtaACTTAGAAATGTGATAAAGTTAAAAACATCACGTAATAATACATATCTATTACGTATATACATACTGAAATCGggcataacattattaaaatttcgtttgaatatatgttttaagaaaactactttttttatatttcatatacatattatatttaaattaacttagcCAGTGAGGTTTACTgatttaaaatcatttcaaatatttacaggTACATATGATTGCTATTTTCTTGCGATCGTTTtttgcttaatataaataattcataaacgatgtaagtttaaataatatttagtctaAAAAGTTCAaaactaaagttttataaaaagttaacatattaaattcttattagcCTTAAACGTACTACCGCTATGAATGTTTAGAATCTTATCTTCGACCATTGAGTAGTCCTAGACGATATTAAACGGgtggatttatttaataacgacaACTAATCAAAGcgctttaagaaaaaaataaatatttaatcccaCTAATAGCTCTAGCTCTAAGCTTTGCCAAAAAGCAATTTCTATACAGGCCTTTAGGTTCTTAATTCAGGGCGCCCTGCTTTTGGGCCTGGGGTTGATGGTTAAGTCCAGTCAAGTAAGGCGCCCCAGGTTTCGGTGGGGAGGGGATATCGTCAGAACACAGTTTTCACCCGCGCACTTATTGTGCTTAAGGCGAGGACTGATttctttaaaaatctttttttataagaaaaaagatatgtatatatataaactaattttcttCGTCGTCTAAAGAAATTGGCGTATTCCATTAATATCGCATTATACCTAAAATAGTTTACAAAAGAGAGCTTCATACCTTGCTACGACGAATAGGCATTGTCTTaatcacaattattattgttcacTTAAAATTATCACGTTCAATCAATACTGTAACACCAAAATTGACAGTCAAattccaaaataaattttattaataacttttcacACCGTTTAACTTTGTAATTTCATTAACAGTTCTCAGTTAACTGACTTCACTTGATCCACAACGCTAATATATAAAGAGCAAAAGATAAGATTGCGGGCTGAACTTTGACGTAGTCATTCACAATCAACACAAATTATAAGACATCACTTGATAGCTCAGCAAAACTCATCAAAATAAAGGTTACGCACCAAGTTATTTATTCAAGGGAATAATGTGCGCACAAATGATTACTGAACCGCACCAAGCCCGACTGCGTACTTGCGTAGGTCCTATAGGTGCCGACGAGGGGTCGAGCGAAATGTCTGTATTAGGTCATCGATGCTCATacacattttaatgaatatgttaatatttttagcgAAACAAGGTTTATTTGCGTTTTACATCTGAAAATTCGGGGGCCAATTCAATCAAACGAAGTTTGTTTACAGAAAACCGTTTTGTAATCCAATTATTACGTCAATATGGTAATTttgacaacatatttttaatcagttcTAAACTATATACTGAAAATAAGCacaaacatacaataataagaATAGTGGTGGATTTACCAACAGACTAAGAATGCTTGACGTAGCAAATTTAGgtagtagtttttttaaacaaggGCTTCGAAAACTCAAAAGGCTGTACTTTTTATATCCGTtactgattataaataatataatcacaaaCGTTACTGAGGCGATAAAGACCTGGAAGGTAAAGTGCCCTAATGATGATGTCCCTAAggaagttacaaaacaaaaactttgggattcgccaTTGGTCCACATTACACTACACAGTTTGacacaaaatttaacaagtgcCAGGCTTCTAGCGTTATCAACTAAACAGTCAAGCCACTGGTTGAATTCATTACCCTCTCAATTAATTACGCATATCAATTGGTCTCCAACTGGGAACACCGCTGTGCTCTGAGCACAGATGCCCGTGTGGAAAGGAGGTGGACTCTTTCGGTTTACATGGTCTCTCTTGCCCAAGGAGTTCAGGCAGGCTTTTCCGCCACGGTTctcttaatgatacaataaaaagggctcttgccaccatcgacgttcctgctcttacagagcctcgtggaattagtcgtgatgacggtaagagacctgatggattaacattggttccctgggaacgaggacgggcgcttgtgtgggacgctacatgcgttgacacgttggccccgtctcatatccgagaaataatgttaagagccggtgccgctgcggaaaaagctgaagcaaaaaaagatctaaatattcgtgtcttatgtcaaattacttttttgtcccatttgctgtggAAACACTTGGAGTAATGGtacaaaaagcttcatcaaaagtataacacctcgccttattgcctccactggtgacaagaGGGCTGATTCGTTTTTAGCTCAGAggattggaattgcgattcaacggggaaatgctgctacattcttgccatcattccacgcggtcaagatttatacagtaactatttttaattcatatttgtgtatatatttaagcacttaatgttatcaattcttatgttaataaatatccGTGAATTTTATGGATCATATGTACAATCAATATATTTGACAAACGCTAGGATtaacccaatatttttttggagCAGAAGACATTTATAGGACAGTAAGTTAGTTAAGTAGAAGAGGTATATGGTTGTGGCGATAAGTTTACTgatgactattttttttctatttaattcaaGAACTTCTTTTTGGATGCATTTTGGACTTTGCACTGCATACACATACTACACAATATTTGGAAAACTTAAGTCTTCCTTTTTGGGTTCGcagcaatatattttaagttatactcAGCATATTACCGGTCTCTtttcggtttttattttatctgcttTCTATACACACATAGCCTATTCTGATAAAAGAAGGAATATAGATAAACTAACTCTAGATTTACGCATTCCATGCGATTTTCCAATAGCACACCTATATTACgcactactaacagtttttaatcaatatgtatttatttaattaatttaacactaTCCCACTTACCTACTTACgtccactttaatttcacttcacACTTTCATTCCACGGCTTATTCGACATTCAAAACTCAAATATTtggcaaatccataatgaatactatAGAACATTGAAGCTCTAGATTAATGATATTCGCGTCGATTTGATGTCAAATATGGTTTTTTGGCCTTTTTGGTTGGCTGCAGTTTCATTGGATAAAGACTAAAAACTAATATCAATCACTGATAATTTGTTATTCCaatgtgtttattaattgattagatgtatatatttaatttgaataactgtgaaatatgatattatatataaaacaactaaaACTATAGTAGAGAAGAatgaattatttcattgtaagcctatattttttaaataattaaaaaaataagacataaaatgttatctttattttttattgttctagAAAGTACtacatactttatttaacatttttaactatgattgttatctattattattttccattcTTAAAATTGACTAACAATTATatctaagaaatttaaattgccCTGAAGCCCAAGAGTATACAACTTCCCAtggaaatattgaaacaaagaaCAATACTGTCACAAGTTATTGAAGTAGTTGaagataattttcttttatgataataattgatatttgtgTGCAAcctaaatattactataatttgcTTCACATTTTGAAGAAAATCTACTactaatattctatttaataataatactttataaatattattaaagtaatcaatttataatttaacatttactaagtctataattaattgatttctaAACATAATCTGAGTCTACATACTATTCaagtaattacaaattaaatatcattaatatagaGGTGGTTGTGATAGAGCATGTCTGTTTTCGTTCTTTGCATGTTTCTTTAGAAGATCCATGACTTCATTGTCAAACTCTTTTGGTGTTGGCTTCTTTTCAATAATCCAGTAAAATATGTCCCAATCATTGCTGGGAGAATTGATGAGACGATCATACATCATTGTTTGGTTCTCATTAAAACCATCCAAATGTTTTTTAGCAAAAGTACTTAGAAGAAGATCATTCTCCAGCATTCCTCTCTTGCGTGACTGGTAATGAAGTCTGAAAAAAGGAAtataaccatatatatatatttagttacttGATATAAGAAGGCATGGTAGATGGGCTATCTGATGAAAATGATTACACCTATGGACATAAGctttctcaaaaatattttataatataccatCCCTTACCACCAattttgagaactaagatgttatggttCTTTATACCtggcctttagttacactggctcactcaaacccAACAATACTATATTGTTTCTTAGTGCTAGGATGTAAGATGAATGGCTGATACCTATCCCGTCTATGCAGCTCGCACAAAGTCAAGTTATAATATTCCaagtatcatattatattcatttgtaaaaccgagtttattatttcatatattaaatgacgatgtgtttaataaatagttttttgtaaaattgcTAAAGAGATGGTACCTGGCCTTCCTCTTTTCTAATGTTTGTGGTTTGTCTACATCATAAACTGGAATTTCCATGTAAGTCGTGTCTACATGTTGTGTAGTATCGCTAGAAAGTGTAATAGCTTGTAATTTACGAATAGCGTTGACAACCTGGAAATCATTATGCAGAAAAGTAAGGTTAAAAGAAATTTTTgggtaacaaattaataaattttaatgtacttacTGATCGACCGCGCAGCATAGTGGAATAATGtaataacaacaaattataattttgtaattgtcgCAATCTGGAAACTTGATACCAGGCAAAGTTAGGCTTTAGGaaatataactacataaaagAGAACTGTAATTTtcactttgactttgacaatagatttatatttattaatgactttTGAgttgactttattttaattacattattgccaaagtaaaatattgtactGACTACTGAAGATGAATTTATTCCATTACactctttttttaaacatacatcTTATATGTTTCAAAGATATATTTCATTccaattgttataaattgtttattttggaTTAGGGTAAAACAATAGGTTTAACCAGCACATCTAAGAGGAACATTTATAGCATTAGCGTAACTGAGTTGccgattttatcaatttttgaaGACAGAAGGTAACTTTGAAGGATGTCAATTGTCATTATGAGTTGTCAATTATCGTTTAAGTTTAAACGTCAAACAACCTTTATTTATAAGCCGGTTGCTATGACAACAAAGTAAAAACATTTCACTTTTAAGCATTAATGTTATGGATTTGTGATCGATAGGCTTCTATTTGAGCTAAAATGAGCCTTGTtcgtgaatttatattaaatgcaacaggtaaaataaagtatttggaTATCGCTAAactttatattagaaataagattacattataatattataataatgtattttttataatgttacacTATTGCATCATAAAATTTTTACTAGAAGACGACAAATGACACCATAACATCATCAACCATAAGTTTAAGTTCTATTGAAGATATAGACAAAGTTTAAGGTCAACTCTTTTTCGTTTCAACTGAATGATTCGatttggtggtacggctttctTCAAGCCCTACTCATACGGGCTTGCAGACTTTATGAATGAGCCAGGGTAACTATAGGCAATAGGGACCTATTCTCAAACATAACATCTCAAATCTCAAAGTTGGTGTTGCATAGGCGTTATAAGGAATTGTTACCAGTTTTTGTAGtagggaccacttaccatcgggtggcctaTAAGTGGAAGAAaccacaaaatttattaaataatcaagaaAAGCTAGATTTTCATTTGCACCTAACTGGtactaatacttatactttctaaagtaattaatttaaaaataattttaaagtatttgaatgttatataactatttgaatttgaaattttcaaaatatttcagaaaaattCTTTTGTATACCAACACAAGAAGTTAAGGAGCAAAATGAAGAAGcattaatgaattttattcataactcTCAATCACTTGTGCTACAAATTGTTATGAATAGTGGACAATCACTACTATTTTTTACAAtggttagttatatatatatatttttgaacatatataatataagttttcatCCGTGGCTTTGTCTTCGTGC
Coding sequences:
- the LOC113397354 gene encoding succinate dehydrogenase assembly factor 2-B, mitochondrial-like: MLRGRSVVNAIRKLQAITLSSDTTQHVDTTYMEIPVYDVDKPQTLEKRKARLHYQSRKRGMLENDLLLSTFAKKHLDGFNENQTMMYDRLINSPSNDWDIFYWIIEKKPTPKEFDNEVMDLLKKHAKNENRHALSQPPLY